Genomic segment of Geminocystis herdmanii PCC 6308:
ATAGTTCAGAATTGCTCGTAAAAACGAGATTTTTTTGATAATCAAAGGTTTTTCATAATTACCTTTAACCGAACTGCTGAAAAATTGAATTGTTCATTATCAATTCTCAATTCTCAATTCTCAATTATTCAGAGCGATCTTCAAATTTTTGACGACGAGGCTTTTTGCGTCCTTGTTTCGCTTTTGTATTATTAGCTCTCAAATCTTCTTCACCGGGGATAATTTCACCTTTGAAGATCCAAACTTTGATACCTAAAATTCCGTAGATGGTACTAGCGGTTTTGTAGGAGTAGTCAATATCAGCTCGTAAGGTGTGTAAGGGAACACGACCTTCACGAATCCACTCAGTACGGGCGATTTCTGCACCGTTGAGACGACCACTAACTTGGATTTTGATTCCTAATACTTCAGCTTTTTGGGCTCTTTGAATGGCTTGTCTGACAACTCTACGGAAGGAAACCCGTCTTTCAAGTTGAGAGGTGATAAATTCAGCCATAAGGGGAGCACTAGCATCAACGTTAGCCACTTCGATAACATTAACTCGAAACTGACGTTGATTTTTTAATAGTGCCTGTAAGTCAGTGCGTAATTTTTCAATGCCTTGACCGCCTTTTCCTACTACAACACCGGGTCTAGCGGTATGGATAGAGAGGTCAATTTGATCAGCTTTTCGATCGATCTTAATTTCAGCAATACTAGCATTACCGAGATTTTTCTCGATGTACTGACGAATTTTGTGATCTTCTTGAAGAAGTTGGGGGTAAAATTTCGCATCAGCATACCAACAAGAAGAGTGTTCTTTTGTGTAGCCTAGACGAAAACCAATTGGATGTACTTTTTGTCCCATGTTATATTTTTTGTTCCTTATTCATGGTTAACTTAGACCGTGGGAGCAACTGCCACAGTGATATGACAAGTGCGTTTACGGATTTGATAAGCACGACCTTGCGCTCTGGGGCGGAAACGTTTTAAAGTGGGTCCACCATCAGCAAAGGCAGTACTGACAACTAAAGTAGAAGGATTTAAGCCTTCATTATGTTCAGCATTAGCTACAGCAGAGCGGAGAACCTTGATAATGGGTTCACAAGCACGATAGGGCATAAATTCCAGAATAATTAATGCTTCTGAATAACTACGACCCCGAATTTGATCTAAAACCCGACGCACTTTTGATGGTGACATTCTGATATAACGGGCGATCGCTTTTACTTCTTGAGAGGTATCAACCTCTGGTTTTTCCTGTGTTTTAGCCATAATTATTAGGTGTTAGGTATTAGGTATCGGAAAGGGTGTTAGGCATGGGGCTTAATTCCCCTAGTCTCCTAGTCCCCTACTTCCTAATCTATTAGCGTCTTGCCTTTTTATCACTTTTAGCGTGACCTCGGAAGGTACGAGTAGGAGCAAATTCCCCTAACTTGTGACCTACCATTTGCTCAGTGATAAAGATAGGAACGTGTTGACGACCATTATGAACGGCGATAGTATGACCGATCATGTTCGGAATGATAGTGGAAGCGCGGGACCAAGTTTTAACAACTTGTTTCTCACCTTTGATGTTTAATTTTTCAATTTTGGTGAGAAGGCTATCCGCTATAAATGGTCCTTTTTTCAGTGAACGACTCATGAATTTTCCTTATTAATGCGGTTAAAATCTCGAAGGTTGCCTTATTTGCCTTTATTGGCGTTACGGCGACGAACGATATATTTACTACTGAGTTTTTTCTTCTTACGAGTTTTCTTACCTAAAGCAGGTTGTCCCCAAGGAGAAACAGGTCCAGAACGACCGATGGGCGCACGACCTTCACCACCACCATGAGGGTGATCTACAGGGTTCATGGCGCTACCACGAACGTGAGGTCTGATACCTAAATGACGAGTCTTACCAGCTTTTCCGAGTTTGAGGTTTCTGGCTTCGATATTTCCTACCCGTCCGATAGTGGCATAACATTCTTTACGAATCATCCGTACCTCTTTAGAAGGTAGTTTCAGAGTTACATAATTGCCGTCTTTTGCCATTAATTGAGCAAAACCACCAGCGGCACGGACGATTTGACCGCCTTTTCCGAGGGTAAGTTCAATGTTGTGAATCTCAGTACCTAGGGGGATTTTTTCTAAGGGTAAAGCATTACCAATTTCGTAGGGTGCGTCAGCACTGGCGATAATGGTAGCACCAACTTGAATCCCTGCGGGGGCGAGAATATATCTTTTTTCGCCGTCTTCATACTGCACTAGGGCAATACGAGCGTTACGGTTAGGATCATATTCGATCGCAATTACTTGAGCGTTAATATCTCGTTTATCTCGTTTGAAGTCGATAATACGATAAAGTCTTTTGTGTCCGCCGCCACGATGACGACTGGTAATTACACCTCGATTATTACGTCCCTTTTTACGGTGGACATATTTTGTCAGAGACTTTTCTGGTGTACTCTTTGTGATTTCTGCGAAATCTGAGCTTACCGCTTGTCTTCTGCCCGGTGTATATGGTCTATATGTACGAACACCCATAATTTAATTAATAATTATCAGTTTCTGTGAGCAATTTCCCAAAAATTTAGGAGATTATAATTCAGGGAAAAATATACTTTGGAGAGAGTCTCCTTCGGCTAGGGTTACGATCGCCTTTTTGTATTGAGGTTTATAACCGATACTTTGACCAACACGGCGTTTTTTACGGGGTTGATTCATGGTATTGACTTTGACCACTTTTACATCAAAAAGACTTTCGATCGCCGCGCGAATTTCGGGCTTGGTTGCAGGTTTAACTACTTCAAAAACAAACTTGTTATCTTCCATCATATATGTTGCCTTTTCGGTAACGATGGGACGAATAACGAGGTCTGCTAGTTCAGCAGTACTTTTTCTGACTTTAGTTGTTTTTCCGTATCTACTATTCGCCACAATAAACCTCCTGTATTTTGGTAATAGCGTCAGAGGTAGCTACAATTTTATCAGCGTACAAAATGTCATAAATATTTAGACAATCATGTCTAAGAAGTTTGACATTGGGTAAGTTACGAACAGATAGGTAAAAATTGTCGGAGGAAAGATCGGTAGCGATCAAGAGGACTTTTTTATCGGCGGGTATTCCCCAACGATTTAAAGCCGCTACTACTTCTTTGGTTTTAGGAGTAGTTAATTGCTCGGTGAAGTTTTCGACTACGATCAAATCTTCTACACGACTCATAAAAGCGGTTCTTAAAGCCAATCTTCTTTCCTTACGGTTCATTTTGAGGTTGTAATCTTTGGGTTTTGGTCCAAAAATGACACCACCGCCACGCCATAGGGGAGAACGAATAGAACCTGCTCTAGCTCTACCTGTACCTTTCTGTCTCCAAGGTTTACGACCACCACCACGCACTTCGGCTCTGGTTTTTGTGGATGCTGTTCCTTGACGCTGATTATGTAGTTGACGAACTAAGGCACGATGGACAATGTGTTCTGCGTTTTCTACTTTAGCGATCGGCATCTCTAAAGTAGTTTCGCCACTTTGTTCTCCTTGCCAATTTTTTACTACACAATTAACCATAATTTTTTAAAATGAAATTTCGTTTATCTATGAGTTAATTTACTTTTGACCTACGATGAGGGCTGGGGTAATACTAACTAAGTTGCCTGTTTTGCCGGGGATTGCTCCTTTGATCAATAATAAGTTTCGATCGGAATCAATTTTAGCGACAACTAATTTACGGATTTTGACGTTAGTGTTTCCATAACGTCCAGCCATTCTTTTACCGGGGTAAACACGACCGGGAGTTGTACCTGCACCTGTCGAACCGGGTAAGCGATGGTTTTTAGAACCGTGAGTCATATTACCTCTTTTGAAGTTATGACGTTTTTGATAACCAGCAAAGCCTCGTCCGATGGTTTTTCCGCCTACATCCACTAATGCACCTTCTTCAAATAAGTCTGCACCGATGATTTGTCCGATTTCAAATGAACTTACATCGTCTAAACGATATTCTTTGAGATGACGTAAAGCAGGAAGTCCTTTATTTCTTAGATGTCCGTCTTCAGGACTGGTTAAGTATTTATTAACTTCTTTAGGCTCTTTAGTGTTTAAGGTACGTTTTCGATCGGGCAGTTCACTGTATCCGAGTTGAACGGCAGTATAGCCGTCTGTTTCTTTGGTTTTGATTTGAGTTACTCGACATGGACCTGCTTGAACTACTGTGACAGGAATTGCATTTCCTGTTTCGGGGTCAAAGATGGTGGTCATGCCTAGTTTTGTACCGAGTACGCCTAAGCTCACGGAATCTGTCCCTCTAAATTGCTAAACAACACGATTGGGTTCAGGGAAAGAATTTTCTTTCTGACTGAGATTTGTCTGCATTATAATTTCGGAGTTACTATTTTTAGTTAGACTTAGATACTAACTCCTTGGTTATGTTTGGTTTTTATACAGACACTTTTCAACTACTAATCTCAACTTAAAGATTAGTAATAGCCTTACAAACCTCAACAGACTTAAAATATTGACTTATAATTTTCATTATTTCAGTATCTTTGAGGGGCTAATTTTTGTAATTTTAGTCACAAACAATCATTATATACCATAAAAGGATAATAACGCAATAGGTACTTGATAATTATTTTTTATTTTTTTCTTTACGCTTTGTTTGTGGGGGATGACATTTTACGGTGTCATTAAATCAATAGGCATCTGACATATTTCAGGTAGATGCGTAAAATTTTACGTCTCTACACCCTGATGCGAGATTTTATTAAGTTTTTGTTATTGATTATTTTGGGATTTTTTTATGTGGTCATTAAATTGGAATTTAATTGTTAAATGGTTAGCACCGATTATAGTCGTGTTGATGATAACCTTGATCGGATTTTTGGTAGAAAAGAGGTTGAAAAAATTAAGGGAAAATCCTGATAATAATAATTTATTGCGAAAATATTCTTTTATTTTAGAGTCTTTTGATGGCATCATTTTTATTTGGTCAATTGTCGGCTCGATCGCGCTTATTTTACCTAGTCTTACTTTACCTTCGGCGTTATATATTTTAATTCAAAAAATCTTAATGGTTATTGGATTATTTGGGGGAACTATTTTAGCTTCTCGTTTAGCGGTGAGTAGTATTCAACTATATGGCAAAAAAAATGAGACGAGTCTTTCGATTACTTCTTTATTTGAGTATTTAACGAAGGTTTTAATTTTTAGTATCGGTTTTTTAATTATTATACAGTCGATCGGCATTCAAATTACTGCGTTAATTACGGCTTTTGGGGTGGGTAGTTTATCCATCGGTTTAGCTTTTCAAAATACTTTAAGTAATTTAATTTCGGGGATTAATATTATTGTTTCTCGTAAAATTCGCCCTGGGGATTATATTAAATTTAAGAATGGTGAGGAAGGTTATGTGATTGATGTGGAGTTAAAATATACGTTAATTAGAGATATTTATGAGAATATAATCGTTATTCCCAATCGACAAATTATTGATGCTAGTTTTAAAAATTATACGTTATCTAATTCTGCTTTTTTGTTACCGATAAAAATAGGTATTGCTTATGATAATGATTTGGCTAAAGTGGAGTTAATTACTTTAGATATTGCTAAACATATTTTAGAGGAAGTAGAAGGAGGTGTGAAAGATTTTGAGCCTTTTTTAAGGTATGAAAAATTTGATTATTATGCGATCGATCTCATAGTTTATTTGAAAATTAATGAATATTTCGATCGATTTATCATCACCCATGAATTTATTAAGGAAATTCACCAAGTTTATCAACGGGAAAATATTGTGATGGCTTTTCCGATCGTGATTAATAATGGACAATTAATGATTGATAGTTAGGTATTTTTGTGGGGTAATGATAAAACTGAGAAACATAAGAATAATTCTATAGGTAGTGTTAAAATTTAATTGTACTTAGTTAATACCACTAGGTATAGAGTTATTATAGTTGAAACTTAGAAAAAAATTATCTATTTAATCATTAACATTCGATGACAAATAGTCTGTAAATTTACAGATATTCCCCACAAAACCCCAAAGGTTTGTTAACCTAGTGTTCAGAGAGTATAAAGATTAAAAACTGGATAGAACTTATGTACTATTGCATACCTAAGCTATTAATTTATAAAAAAATATC
This window contains:
- the rpsC gene encoding 30S ribosomal protein S3, which gives rise to MGQKVHPIGFRLGYTKEHSSCWYADAKFYPQLLQEDHKIRQYIEKNLGNASIAEIKIDRKADQIDLSIHTARPGVVVGKGGQGIEKLRTDLQALLKNQRQFRVNVIEVANVDASAPLMAEFITSQLERRVSFRRVVRQAIQRAQKAEVLGIKIQVSGRLNGAEIARTEWIREGRVPLHTLRADIDYSYKTASTIYGILGIKVWIFKGEIIPGEEDLRANNTKAKQGRKKPRRQKFEDRSE
- the rplV gene encoding 50S ribosomal protein L22 → MAKTQEKPEVDTSQEVKAIARYIRMSPSKVRRVLDQIRGRSYSEALIILEFMPYRACEPIIKVLRSAVANAEHNEGLNPSTLVVSTAFADGGPTLKRFRPRAQGRAYQIRKRTCHITVAVAPTV
- the rpsS gene encoding 30S ribosomal protein S19, whose protein sequence is MSRSLKKGPFIADSLLTKIEKLNIKGEKQVVKTWSRASTIIPNMIGHTIAVHNGRQHVPIFITEQMVGHKLGEFAPTRTFRGHAKSDKKARR
- the rplB gene encoding 50S ribosomal protein L2, whose protein sequence is MGVRTYRPYTPGRRQAVSSDFAEITKSTPEKSLTKYVHRKKGRNNRGVITSRHRGGGHKRLYRIIDFKRDKRDINAQVIAIEYDPNRNARIALVQYEDGEKRYILAPAGIQVGATIIASADAPYEIGNALPLEKIPLGTEIHNIELTLGKGGQIVRAAGGFAQLMAKDGNYVTLKLPSKEVRMIRKECYATIGRVGNIEARNLKLGKAGKTRHLGIRPHVRGSAMNPVDHPHGGGEGRAPIGRSGPVSPWGQPALGKKTRKKKKLSSKYIVRRRNANKGK
- a CDS encoding 50S ribosomal protein L23, translating into MANSRYGKTTKVRKSTAELADLVIRPIVTEKATYMMEDNKFVFEVVKPATKPEIRAAIESLFDVKVVKVNTMNQPRKKRRVGQSIGYKPQYKKAIVTLAEGDSLQSIFFPEL
- the rplD gene encoding 50S ribosomal protein L4, with the translated sequence MVNCVVKNWQGEQSGETTLEMPIAKVENAEHIVHRALVRQLHNQRQGTASTKTRAEVRGGGRKPWRQKGTGRARAGSIRSPLWRGGGVIFGPKPKDYNLKMNRKERRLALRTAFMSRVEDLIVVENFTEQLTTPKTKEVVAALNRWGIPADKKVLLIATDLSSDNFYLSVRNLPNVKLLRHDCLNIYDILYADKIVATSDAITKIQEVYCGE
- the rplC gene encoding 50S ribosomal protein L3; translation: MSLGVLGTKLGMTTIFDPETGNAIPVTVVQAGPCRVTQIKTKETDGYTAVQLGYSELPDRKRTLNTKEPKEVNKYLTSPEDGHLRNKGLPALRHLKEYRLDDVSSFEIGQIIGADLFEEGALVDVGGKTIGRGFAGYQKRHNFKRGNMTHGSKNHRLPGSTGAGTTPGRVYPGKRMAGRYGNTNVKIRKLVVAKIDSDRNLLLIKGAIPGKTGNLVSITPALIVGQK
- a CDS encoding mechanosensitive ion channel family protein, yielding MWSLNWNLIVKWLAPIIVVLMITLIGFLVEKRLKKLRENPDNNNLLRKYSFILESFDGIIFIWSIVGSIALILPSLTLPSALYILIQKILMVIGLFGGTILASRLAVSSIQLYGKKNETSLSITSLFEYLTKVLIFSIGFLIIIQSIGIQITALITAFGVGSLSIGLAFQNTLSNLISGINIIVSRKIRPGDYIKFKNGEEGYVIDVELKYTLIRDIYENIIVIPNRQIIDASFKNYTLSNSAFLLPIKIGIAYDNDLAKVELITLDIAKHILEEVEGGVKDFEPFLRYEKFDYYAIDLIVYLKINEYFDRFIITHEFIKEIHQVYQRENIVMAFPIVINNGQLMIDS